In Verrucomicrobiia bacterium, one DNA window encodes the following:
- the ccsA gene encoding cytochrome c biogenesis protein CcsA, whose protein sequence is MKKNFAAILAIFLSAAFLPAAKAAEPAKGGAAFSRGVLKILEEIPVQQGGRVKPFQSFAQEAVLYVTGRQKFGGEAPTALVWEWMSAGEAWASRPIIPVSYHALRKEFGLMLVNNRISAEVVLQHGPFTQLVKEAAMKRERKDKLTVLEKKRLELYERAVFFENIAQDAVPGFVAHPEDPRAGWLPVQSFVSVQGQEILGQFFSPELSERLTGATAALLKEIRDAQDSGAAVSAGTAEAFSQSLGALFESRGIRLDKSVLGKEITYLRLRPFHLAWMFYFLSLIVSLAGAAVRRKGSYGVERPSAAVNALTYAGLGLFAAAFSIHTFGFVLRCMVAGRPPVTNMYESMIWVSWAAAFISLILYFFYKNLVIRNSAAVVAGFALLLAQSFPVALNPAISPLVPVLRNNMWLTIHVLTITMSYGAFLLAWALGHGTVTTFAFSPENVEKQRRLSQYLYRTLQVGVVLLAAGTILGGVWANYSWGRFWGWDPKETWALIALLGYLVVLHARFAGWAGNFGIALGSCFAFLGVLMAWYGVNFVLGAGLHSYGFGGGGIIYVLAGIAADLALLGGLAWKYKKNSSKKALAASAL, encoded by the coding sequence ATGAAGAAAAATTTTGCCGCCATCCTCGCCATTTTTTTGAGTGCAGCCTTCCTGCCTGCCGCGAAAGCCGCCGAGCCCGCGAAGGGCGGCGCCGCTTTCTCGCGCGGTGTGCTGAAAATCCTGGAAGAAATTCCGGTGCAGCAGGGCGGGCGCGTGAAGCCTTTCCAGAGTTTTGCCCAGGAAGCGGTTCTCTACGTGACGGGCAGGCAAAAATTCGGCGGCGAGGCGCCCACGGCGCTGGTCTGGGAATGGATGTCCGCGGGCGAGGCGTGGGCTTCGCGGCCGATCATCCCGGTTTCGTACCATGCGCTGCGCAAAGAATTCGGCCTCATGCTCGTCAACAACCGCATCTCGGCCGAAGTCGTGCTGCAGCACGGGCCTTTCACACAGCTCGTCAAAGAAGCCGCGATGAAGCGCGAACGGAAGGACAAGCTCACGGTCCTGGAAAAAAAGCGTCTCGAGCTTTATGAACGCGCCGTCTTTTTCGAAAATATCGCGCAGGACGCAGTGCCCGGCTTTGTCGCGCATCCCGAAGATCCGCGCGCGGGCTGGCTGCCCGTCCAATCGTTTGTTTCCGTGCAGGGCCAGGAAATCCTGGGGCAGTTTTTTTCGCCCGAACTTTCCGAGCGCCTCACCGGGGCTACGGCCGCCTTATTAAAGGAAATCCGGGACGCCCAGGATTCCGGCGCTGCGGTCTCGGCCGGGACCGCCGAAGCTTTTTCCCAGTCGCTGGGCGCCTTGTTCGAGTCGCGCGGCATACGCCTGGATAAATCCGTATTAGGAAAAGAAATCACCTACCTCCGGCTGCGCCCGTTCCACCTGGCGTGGATGTTTTATTTCCTCAGCCTGATTGTCTCGCTTGCCGGCGCCGCGGTCCGGAGAAAAGGTTCCTACGGCGTGGAGCGGCCTTCGGCCGCTGTGAACGCGCTGACGTATGCCGGGCTCGGCCTTTTCGCCGCGGCCTTCTCGATTCATACTTTCGGATTTGTGCTGCGCTGCATGGTGGCCGGAAGGCCTCCGGTCACGAATATGTACGAGTCCATGATCTGGGTGTCCTGGGCCGCGGCCTTTATTTCGCTCATTCTCTACTTTTTTTACAAAAATCTGGTGATCCGTAACAGCGCGGCCGTGGTGGCGGGCTTTGCGCTGCTTCTCGCGCAGTCTTTTCCCGTGGCGCTCAACCCCGCTATTTCGCCGCTCGTCCCCGTTCTGCGCAACAACATGTGGCTGACGATTCACGTGCTCACGATCACCATGAGCTACGGTGCTTTTCTCCTGGCCTGGGCGCTCGGGCACGGCACCGTGACCACTTTTGCTTTTTCTCCCGAAAACGTGGAAAAGCAGCGCCGGTTATCGCAATACCTCTATCGCACGCTCCAAGTCGGCGTCGTGCTTCTCGCGGCGGGTACGATCCTCGGCGGCGTTTGGGCCAATTATTCGTGGGGCCGGTTCTGGGGATGGGATCCGAAAGAAACCTGGGCGCTCATCGCGCTGCTCGGCTATCTCGTGGTGCTGCACGCGCGCTTCGCGGGCTGGGCCGGGAATTTCGGCATTGCGCTGGGTTCCTGTTTTGCCTTCCTCGGCGTGCTCATGGCCTGGTACGGCGTGAACTTCGTGCTCGGCGCGGGCCTTCACAGCTACGGCTTCGGCGGCGGGGGAATTATCTATGTTTTGGCGGGCATTGCCGCGGATCTCGCGCTTCTGGGCGGACTGGCCTGGAAATACAAAAAAAATTCTTCCAAAAAGGCGCTGGCGGCGAGCGCTCTTTGA
- a CDS encoding cytochrome c biogenesis protein ResB: MKVPNQWMFAEAAPSDAAKTAAPAQKRAPVFLEKLFRFFASLKLAIFVLASLMTVLAAGTIVESLHGAEAAKILVYDTWWFGVILFCLGVNVLAATLDRLPWKKKHIGFVVTHLGIITILTGAFLSRHFMVDGQMPIAEGETGSAITLSEPLVYIFSQNLRRDWIVKVPPKAFPWKGNQKLALRDAPFELRMRELYPKARVHETLQKAEAGPAALKVTLHNSFVNQSQWLVENDPQRQSVSAGPAKLIFSGPLLKESVEKPSAAGTLEFAFQNHPSVFLPVPEELVIPQTQPLAGTPYQVTFRRVLKNAMVVGRDLVDQPEEKDKATNPAVEFLLEGEGLRENHTVFARFPDFPTVHGMKPSAAGVKVYYRLPDAEAPNNELRFAMDAEKGLMYQVSKGTEMRSDAVPLGQDVETGWMDLKFTVDEFYPHAAVVKAFEPQPSNSEAEDLTSAVQVEISAGGETQTLWLEQGVRQKITLGQFPYDLVYGQKRIPLGFKVELRDFKIENDPGTNQPASFSSDVTMKDDMRGVVRDTTISMNKPLEYQGYKIYQAAYSLAEGQPEVSVFAVGKDPGVAVKYLGAVIMIGGIITMFSMRKLYQTKSS; this comes from the coding sequence GTGAAAGTTCCAAACCAGTGGATGTTTGCTGAAGCCGCTCCATCGGATGCCGCCAAAACCGCCGCTCCGGCGCAGAAGCGGGCCCCGGTCTTCTTGGAAAAACTTTTCCGCTTCTTTGCTTCCCTGAAGCTGGCGATCTTTGTCCTGGCATCGCTCATGACGGTGCTGGCCGCTGGCACGATTGTGGAATCCCTCCACGGCGCCGAGGCCGCGAAAATCCTGGTCTATGATACGTGGTGGTTTGGCGTGATCTTGTTTTGCTTGGGCGTTAATGTCCTGGCCGCGACGCTGGACCGGCTCCCGTGGAAGAAAAAACACATCGGATTCGTGGTCACGCACCTCGGCATCATCACCATCCTGACAGGCGCGTTTCTCTCGCGGCATTTCATGGTGGACGGCCAAATGCCGATCGCGGAAGGCGAGACGGGCTCCGCGATCACGCTTTCCGAACCGTTAGTTTATATTTTCTCCCAGAACCTCAGGCGGGACTGGATCGTGAAGGTCCCTCCCAAGGCCTTTCCCTGGAAAGGAAATCAGAAGCTGGCGCTGCGCGACGCGCCCTTTGAACTCCGGATGCGGGAGCTGTACCCGAAAGCGCGCGTCCACGAAACCCTTCAAAAAGCGGAAGCGGGGCCCGCGGCGCTGAAGGTCACGCTTCACAATTCTTTCGTCAATCAGTCCCAGTGGCTCGTGGAAAACGACCCTCAGCGCCAGAGCGTTTCGGCCGGTCCGGCCAAGCTGATCTTCTCCGGCCCCTTATTAAAGGAAAGCGTAGAAAAGCCCTCCGCGGCCGGAACCCTTGAATTCGCGTTTCAAAACCATCCTTCCGTTTTTCTGCCCGTGCCGGAAGAGCTGGTGATTCCTCAGACCCAGCCGCTTGCCGGAACGCCGTACCAGGTGACGTTCCGCCGCGTTTTGAAAAACGCCATGGTCGTCGGGCGCGATCTCGTGGACCAGCCGGAAGAAAAGGACAAAGCCACGAACCCGGCCGTCGAATTTCTCCTCGAAGGAGAAGGCTTGCGGGAAAATCATACGGTATTTGCCCGTTTTCCCGATTTTCCCACGGTGCACGGCATGAAGCCCAGCGCCGCGGGCGTGAAAGTTTATTACCGGCTGCCTGACGCCGAAGCGCCGAACAACGAACTGCGTTTTGCCATGGACGCGGAAAAGGGCCTGATGTACCAGGTGAGCAAAGGAACCGAAATGCGTTCCGATGCCGTGCCTTTGGGCCAGGACGTGGAAACGGGCTGGATGGATTTGAAATTCACCGTGGATGAATTTTATCCTCACGCCGCCGTTGTCAAAGCTTTCGAGCCCCAGCCCAGCAACTCCGAGGCTGAAGATTTGACCTCCGCCGTGCAGGTCGAAATCTCCGCGGGGGGCGAGACGCAGACACTCTGGCTGGAACAGGGCGTGCGCCAGAAGATCACGCTCGGCCAATTTCCCTACGATCTCGTTTACGGACAGAAGAGAATTCCGCTCGGCTTCAAGGTCGAGCTGCGCGATTTCAAAATCGAGAACGATCCCGGCACCAACCAGCCCGCCAGCTTTTCGAGCGATGTGACCATGAAAGACGACATGCGCGGCGTTGTGCGCGACACCACGATTTCCATGAACAAGCCGCTGGAATACCAGGGCTATAAAATCTATCAGGCCGCCTACAGCCTGGCCGAGGGCCAGCCCGAGGTTTCGGTTTTTGCCGTCGGAAAAGATCCCGGCGTTGCCGTGAAATACCTCGGCGCGGTTATCATGATCGGTGGTATCATCACGATGTTTTCCATGCGCAAGCTGTATCAAACGAAAAGTTCCTGA
- the cysE gene encoding serine O-acetyltransferase: protein MNIFYAIYRDFKACFERDPAARTPVGFLEVVFLYSGFHAVLIHRLTHLLQLLHIPFFPRMFSQIARFWTGIEIHPGAKIGPGIFIDHGMGVVIGETSEIGENVTLYQGVTLGGTGLERGKRHPTLGDNVVVGAGAKILGSIKIGNNVKVGAGSVVIRPVPDNCTVVGVPAEIVRKDGQRVRGCDLEHGDLPDPVKALKNRIRALQKEIDDLEEQVKPGGK, encoded by the coding sequence ATGAATATCTTTTACGCTATTTATAGAGACTTCAAAGCCTGCTTCGAAAGGGACCCGGCCGCCCGGACGCCCGTGGGTTTTCTCGAAGTGGTTTTCCTTTATTCCGGGTTCCATGCGGTCCTGATCCACCGGCTTACGCATCTCCTGCAGCTCCTGCACATTCCGTTCTTTCCCAGGATGTTTTCTCAGATCGCCCGCTTCTGGACGGGCATCGAGATCCATCCCGGTGCGAAAATCGGCCCCGGCATTTTTATTGATCACGGCATGGGCGTGGTCATCGGCGAAACCTCGGAAATCGGGGAAAACGTGACCCTTTACCAGGGCGTCACGCTGGGCGGTACCGGTCTCGAGCGCGGCAAGCGGCATCCCACGCTGGGGGACAACGTGGTGGTCGGCGCGGGCGCAAAAATCCTTGGAAGCATCAAAATCGGCAATAACGTGAAGGTCGGCGCGGGTTCGGTGGTCATCCGTCCGGTGCCGGACAACTGCACGGTGGTCGGCGTCCCGGCCGAAATCGTCCGCAAAGACGGCCAAAGAGTCCGGGGATGCGACCTCGAACACGGCGATTTGCCGGATCCCGTCAAGGCTCTCAAGAATCGCATTCGTGCCCTCCAAAAAGAGATCGACGATCTCGAAGAACAGGTCAAACCCGGCGGAAAATAG
- a CDS encoding sulfite exporter TauE/SafE family protein — translation MTWLWLALIGAFGGICSGLFGVGGGLIFVPLLVFLLHFDVHLAIGTSLAVILPTAFSGLTRFAASGHVNWKAALMVAAFAIIGAWIGAGLSLKLSSLLLRRLFAVFLALVAIKMFFRN, via the coding sequence ATGACGTGGCTGTGGCTGGCGCTGATCGGAGCGTTCGGCGGAATCTGCAGCGGCCTTTTCGGCGTGGGCGGTGGACTCATTTTTGTACCGCTGCTGGTCTTCCTGCTTCACTTCGATGTTCATTTGGCGATCGGGACTTCGCTCGCCGTGATCCTGCCCACCGCTTTTTCCGGGCTCACGCGTTTCGCGGCTTCAGGACATGTGAACTGGAAGGCAGCGCTCATGGTCGCGGCCTTTGCCATCATTGGAGCCTGGATCGGCGCGGGTCTTTCTCTGAAGCTCAGCTCGCTTCTCCTGCGCCGGCTTTTCGCCGTATTTCTGGCGCTCGTGGCGATCAAAATGTTCTTCCGCAATTAG
- a CDS encoding ribonuclease HI family protein, with the protein MSTAYKIYSDGGARGNPGPAAIGVLLCDPKGEMIEDHKEVIGNTTNNVAEYTAVLTGLDMAAAHGIQDVEYYVDSELVAKQICGEYRVKTPHILELFLKAKEKMTRFRKISFRHVPRTHEKIRYVDRLVNQALDEAASFPDLKPFKKQNPQGGFNF; encoded by the coding sequence ATGTCTACGGCCTACAAAATTTATTCCGACGGCGGCGCCCGCGGCAATCCCGGCCCGGCCGCGATCGGTGTCCTTCTCTGCGATCCGAAAGGGGAGATGATCGAAGACCATAAAGAGGTCATCGGTAATACCACCAACAACGTCGCCGAATACACGGCCGTCCTGACCGGCCTGGACATGGCCGCGGCCCATGGCATCCAGGACGTCGAATATTACGTCGACAGCGAGCTGGTGGCCAAACAGATCTGCGGCGAATACCGCGTGAAAACGCCGCACATCCTCGAGCTTTTCCTGAAGGCGAAAGAAAAGATGACGCGCTTCCGCAAAATATCGTTCCGTCACGTCCCGCGCACGCACGAAAAAATCCGTTACGTGGACAGGCTCGTGAACCAGGCGCTCGACGAGGCCGCCTCATTTCCAGACCTCAAGCCCTTCAAAAAACAAAATCCTCAGGGCGGGTTTAATTTTTAA